A segment of the Neisseria chenwenguii genome:
CCAAATCAGGAGAATTTTCATGAAAAAAACCGCTATGGCCGCTGCCGCTCTGGCTGCTCTGTTCGCAATGACTGCTTGTTCTAAAACCGCCGACACTTCTATGCCGGAAACTCAAAGCAGCGCACCTGCCGTACAGCAACCTGCTTCAGGTATCTAAGCATTCAAAATGCCGATGGCTGTTTGAACCGCGATGTTCAAACAGCCGTTTTCTTTTGTTGTTCAGACGGCCTGAAATCTGAAAAATACCGTGCAGATGTCTGCCTTTCCACCAGCCAAATATTTGAGTTAGAATTCAAAAATGTTCTATGTGAAAGGAAAACTCATGCGCACTCTATCTCCTCTTCTCATCGTATTCACACTGGCAGCCTGCACCGCACCTGCCAAACAGCCGTCCACACCGCCCGATCCCATTGCCAACGGCGCCGAGCCTGCCCATGCCGCCGTAAAAGCCCAATGGCGGCTGACGGCAATCGACGGTAAGCCCCTGCCCGCCGCCGCCCGCTATTATTTAGACTTAAGCGAACTGCCGCGCGCCCGCGCAAAAATCGGCTGCAACAACACATATTTCAACGCCCGTATTGCCCGCAATACCCTCAACATCGGCACCATGACTTCCACGCTGATGGCCTGCACCGACAAACTATCCAACCAACTGGAAAGCGCGTTTGCCCAAGCCGTACAAGAGCAAAAAGTACCCTACCGTTTGCAGCAGCAAAGCAAAACGCTGATACTCAACGCGCCGAATGGCTCGGTTTGGACGTTTGAACGGTTTTAGTGCCGTCGAAAAAAAAAACAGAAACGTTCATCCGCCATTCCTGTGCAAACAGGGATGACGGACGAACGTTTGTTTTCATTCAAACAAGAAATATGCCCGCCCAAACGGTCTGTTTTCACATCATGCCGTCTGAAAATTTTCAGACGGCCTTCAACCAATCCGCCAGCGTAAACGCCACCAGCAAACCGGCGGGCACATGAATCACCGCGCAAATCACCATAAAAAACAGAATATTGCCAACCGCGCCCCAACCCTTCCAACCGAAACATTTCGCCGCAATCAGCAGGCACGGCAAACAGAGGCCGAGCCAGGCCAGCGCCCATGCCGGGTTGGCTTTGGTCGCCGGCAGCCAGCCGAGCATTCGGGCCAGTATAAAAACCGTCCACACCAAAACCGGCAGCAATACCGCCGCCATTACCCAAGCCGCGCCCAAGCCGTCGCGACCGCTGAATTTCAAATCGTATTTGCCCAAAACTTTATTCGGCAGCATAGTCATACTCCACCACCAAAGGCGCGTGGTCGGAAAATTTTTCGTCTTTATAAACGTGTGCCGACTGCGCTTTGTCCGCCAGCCCGGGCGTTACCATTTGGTAGTCGATGCGCCAACCCACGTCTTTCGCATATGCCTGCCCGCGGTTGCTCCACCAAGTGTAGCCGGGAACTTCGGGATAGAGCGTGCGCCACATATCCACCCAGCCCAAATCGGCGATGACTTTGCCGATCCATTCGCGCTCTTCGGGCAGAAAACCTGAGTTTTTCTGGTTGCCTTTCCAGTTTTTCAAATCAATGTTTTGGTGCGCGATGTTCCAGTCGCCGCACACCACAATATCGCGCCCTTCGGCCTGCATTTCGGCCAGCATCGGGTAAAACGCATCGAGAAAACGGTATTTCAATTCCTGCCGCTCGGGCGCGCTGGTGCCGCTGGGCAAGTAGAGCGAAATCACGGAAAGTTTGCCGAAATCGCAGCGCACAAACCTCCCCTCGCGGTCGAATTCCTCGATGCCCATGCCGACCCGCACATTATCCGGCGCCCGTTTGCTGTACACCGCCACGCCGCTGTAACCGCGCTTTTCCGCACAATGCCACGCGCCGTGCATACCGTGCGGATTTTTCATGTCGTCCGACAAGTCCGCCTCCTGCGCCTTCAACTCCTGCACGCAGACAATATCCGCGCCCGAAGCGGCGATGTATTCGTGAAAACCTTTTTTGTAGGCGGAACGGATGCCGTTAACGTTGGCCGAAATAATTTTGAGCATGATGAATTATGTGGGGAAAATAAAGGTGTATTTAAATTTTAACAGAAATGCCGTCTGAAAATCGGTTTTCAGACGGCATGTTTAGAAATATCGGAAAAGTCAATCCGAACGGTTTTTACGGTACAGGCGGTAAACCGCTTCAGCGGATAAAATCCCGGCTACCATTACGATGGTCAGATAGGGCTCGCCGATTTGATAATGCCTGCCGAGAAACGATAAAGGCAGGATTACGGCTGCATAGATAAAAACCGAATCCCAGCCCCTTGATTTTATTGTGTGTTTCATAGTGCACCTAAAGATTAATCGGCAACATATCCACCATTTCTGATGCGCATTTCAATATCAATTGCCATCAGCCTAGCATCTTGCTCGGAAATGTTGCTGACGTTTTCAATATGTCTTGCCAGCGCATAACTGATTGGTACACCGGGAACGCCGAAGCGTAAGCCTAAAAAATAGATGCGACATCAGCAAGCGCATCAGCATCTGAAACAAATCTGATTTCGTCTGGCAAAAGTTCTCTCATAATCAATAAATCCTTGTTTTGAAATTGTGAAAACAGGATGGAGATTCCAACTTATTATGATTTTCTGGTAATTGTCAAGGCTGCGGTGCTGAGCAGGATAGCCGTGCGAATGCAGAACGTATATGGCACTAAACAGCAAATAATATTTATTATTAATTATACTAGAACTGTCAAGCAATACAGGGCCATGCACACCGAAACTGGATATTTTTTTAAATATTTTGCCTTTCGTAAAGAAAAGGCATAATTTGCAATGATTTTATTTTGGATGCGGATAAGCGGGAAACAGGGCCTGGTAAAGATAATACCGTCTGAAAAATATTTTTCAGACGGCCTTTTTCTGCACAGCAAAACCCTGCCGGTGGCTGGGCGAGGTCGAAGCCTGCTTGAATTGGGGAAATGTTTGAACGGATTTCGGTTAAGATCAGCCACCGGTTGTAACCGGCGTTTGCGAATTTCAGACGGCATGGGAATTTCGGAAGAATGACAAGGCCGTCTGAAAACCCCGCCGTCAACACGCTTTTGCCTGATACGCAAACACAAATACATATTTCTCCGCCCAACTGACCCTTCTTACAACAAGCCGTCTGAAAAAACTGTTTTCAGACGGCCTTTTTTCGCCGTTCTGTCCGCAATCCATTATAATAAGCGCCTCAAATCAAAGGCCTTTAGGGAGAAAAGCCATGTCTGATTTCCGTCAGGATTTTCTGAAGTTCGCCCTCGCACAGAATGTGTTGAAGTTTGGCGAATTCACCACCAAAGCGGGGCGGCAGTCGCCGTATTTTTTCAACGCCGGCCTGTTTAACGACGGCGCTTCCACGCTGCAGCTGGCGAAGTTTTACGCGCACGCGATTATCGAGAGCAAGGTCGGATTCGATATGCTGTTTGGCCCGGCCTACAAGGGCATTATTCTGGCCGCCGCGACGGCGATGATGCTGGCCGAACAGGGCGTCAACGTGCCGTTTGCCTACAACCGCAAAGAAGCCAAAGACCACGGCGAAGGCGGCGTTTTGGTCGGCGCACCGCTCAAAGGCCGTGTTTTGATTATCGACGACGTAATTTCCGCGGGGACGTCCGTGCGCGAATCGGTGAAGCTGATTGAGGCAGAAGGCGCAACGCCCGCCGCCGTCGCCATTGCGCTCGACCGCATGGAAAAAGGTACGGGCGAGCTGTCTGCCGTTCAGGAAGTCGAACAGCAATACGGCCTGCCTGTCATCGCCGTCGCCAATCTCAACGATTTGTTTGCGCTTCTGCAAAACAACACCGAATTCGGCGGTTTTTTAGAGCCCGTGCGCGCCTATCGCGAAAAATACGGCGTGGCGTAAACAGGACGTCTGAAAAACGTTTTAATGCCGTCTGAAAACAACAAACACAATCTTTCAGACGGCCTCGGGGCTTCCGTTTTTTACGCGGCCATCAAGGCGTGAAAACGCGCCTGCCCCTCAAAACCTCACTTTAAAAATCAGTGCAAAGCCGATCAGGAAATCCGCCCGAAGAGCGCGGTTCAGTGGTTTTGCCATACATTACGAAACGAGTTTATCATGCCGGCATGTACCTGCCCCCATTGCGCCACCAACATCTGGGTTAACGATTCTCAGCTCTCCGTCGCCAAAGGCTTCGTTGTCTGCACCAAATGCGAAGGACTGTTTAAAGCCAAAGAAAATCTGGCCGACCTCAAAGGCCAAATCCAAACCAAGCCCCTGCCCAGCGCCACCAACGACAAACGGCAGGAAAAACACACCCCGCCCAAAGCACCCGAGCGCCGGCTCTCGCGCAACGAATTGGCCGATTTGCTCGACAACGTGATTACTACGTCCAACGCGGCCAACGCCGCAGCCGCCGTTCAGGAAAAAGAAGGCGTCAACTGGACATTGGCCGTGA
Coding sequences within it:
- a CDS encoding META domain-containing protein — its product is MRTLSPLLIVFTLAACTAPAKQPSTPPDPIANGAEPAHAAVKAQWRLTAIDGKPLPAAARYYLDLSELPRARAKIGCNNTYFNARIARNTLNIGTMTSTLMACTDKLSNQLESAFAQAVQEQKVPYRLQQQSKTLILNAPNGSVWTFERF
- a CDS encoding exodeoxyribonuclease III, which gives rise to MLKIISANVNGIRSAYKKGFHEYIAASGADIVCVQELKAQEADLSDDMKNPHGMHGAWHCAEKRGYSGVAVYSKRAPDNVRVGMGIEEFDREGRFVRCDFGKLSVISLYLPSGTSAPERQELKYRFLDAFYPMLAEMQAEGRDIVVCGDWNIAHQNIDLKNWKGNQKNSGFLPEEREWIGKVIADLGWVDMWRTLYPEVPGYTWWSNRGQAYAKDVGWRIDYQMVTPGLADKAQSAHVYKDEKFSDHAPLVVEYDYAAE
- the pyrE gene encoding orotate phosphoribosyltransferase; protein product: MSDFRQDFLKFALAQNVLKFGEFTTKAGRQSPYFFNAGLFNDGASTLQLAKFYAHAIIESKVGFDMLFGPAYKGIILAAATAMMLAEQGVNVPFAYNRKEAKDHGEGGVLVGAPLKGRVLIIDDVISAGTSVRESVKLIEAEGATPAAVAIALDRMEKGTGELSAVQEVEQQYGLPVIAVANLNDLFALLQNNTEFGGFLEPVRAYREKYGVA
- a CDS encoding MJ0042-type zinc finger domain-containing protein translates to MPACTCPHCATNIWVNDSQLSVAKGFVVCTKCEGLFKAKENLADLKGQIQTKPLPSATNDKRQEKHTPPKAPERRLSRNELADLLDNVITTSNAANAAAAVQEKEGVNWTLAVMIALTVLIMQLFYLVLLL